One Bacillus sp. FJAT-52991 genomic region harbors:
- a CDS encoding LysR family transcriptional regulator — protein MNIEQLLYIVEVAKHNSLSIAAQNLHVTQSGISQSITSLEKELELKIFKRSRGHGAVPTDEGKIILKHAYEVLRKLEEIKETANSFNPMEAEELKITACPGLMTLLVKALAAFKHDYPYVNIQIAEKSGSAVIKDVRQHKTDIGLIFYSTDWNINTEGIAFEALFEGKPKVYVSKHSPLAFLETITPHQILDQTLVTYNSEFMQCFVRDFFHKYKPLKVLFTSNNMDGVLQAIMESLAITFAPDFIMKNYHPVMNGDIIPIDLVNHKPFNISLGLIRSEDKHLPAFATKYIHYLKSEMISSNFTPLKLRAIEI, from the coding sequence ATGAACATTGAACAATTACTATATATTGTTGAAGTCGCAAAACACAACTCTCTGTCTATAGCAGCTCAGAATCTTCATGTGACCCAATCCGGTATTAGCCAATCTATTACCAGCTTAGAAAAGGAGTTAGAGCTTAAAATTTTCAAACGATCAAGAGGACATGGTGCTGTACCAACGGATGAAGGTAAAATCATTCTGAAACATGCCTACGAAGTGCTGAGAAAGCTTGAAGAAATAAAAGAGACTGCCAACTCTTTCAATCCTATGGAAGCGGAAGAACTAAAAATAACTGCCTGCCCAGGATTGATGACATTGTTAGTCAAAGCTTTAGCCGCTTTTAAACATGATTATCCGTATGTAAATATACAGATTGCCGAAAAAAGTGGCTCTGCTGTGATTAAAGATGTTCGACAGCATAAAACCGATATCGGACTGATTTTTTATTCAACGGATTGGAACATAAACACGGAAGGAATAGCTTTTGAAGCATTATTTGAGGGGAAACCGAAAGTATATGTTTCCAAGCACTCTCCCTTAGCGTTCCTTGAAACCATAACCCCTCATCAAATACTTGATCAGACTCTCGTTACATACAACAGCGAGTTTATGCAATGCTTCGTTCGAGATTTCTTTCATAAGTATAAGCCTTTGAAAGTCCTATTTACATCCAATAATATGGATGGCGTTCTCCAAGCCATCATGGAAAGTTTAGCCATCACCTTTGCTCCTGATTTCATCATGAAAAATTATCACCCTGTTATGAATGGTGATATCATTCCGATTGATTTAGTCAATCATAAACCTTTCAATATTTCTTTAGGGTTGATTCGATCAGAGGATAAACATTTACCCGCTTTTGCCACCAAGTATATTCATTACCTAAAATCTGAAATGATTAGCTCCAACTTCACACCTTTAAAACTTAGAGCCATAGAGATCTAA
- a CDS encoding TauD/TfdA family dioxygenase, with protein sequence MGSILKERIQGPVAWKGTDLAKGDSWVYHLSEKTIASLENALFYVKQKGLKAPDFNKEDFPVPDLADEIAYFVEELENGRGFLLIRGLPLERYTDEEASIIYWGLGLHMGIPVSQNANGDLLGHVVDQGLSLENSNVRGYQTKLHLPFHADGSDVVGLLSLRKGKSGGYSSIVSSMAVYNEILEKYPEYLGILCRPFIFDRRGEEGPGESPVFTSPIFSYYDGKLSCRYVRTFIESAQEKTGIRLSKVEIEALDILDSLLHDENMHYNMMLEVGDMQFVNNYTVLHSRTQYEDYEEPERKRHLLRLWLTMPNSREISSDFAMYIDEHTGKPGRGGIPVRKKTAGGIVENLK encoded by the coding sequence ATGGGATCCATTTTAAAGGAAAGAATTCAAGGACCAGTAGCATGGAAAGGGACTGACCTAGCGAAAGGTGATTCATGGGTTTATCATTTGTCCGAAAAAACAATTGCTTCTCTTGAAAACGCCTTATTTTATGTTAAACAAAAGGGTTTAAAAGCACCTGATTTTAACAAGGAGGACTTTCCGGTTCCGGATCTCGCGGACGAAATTGCTTACTTTGTTGAAGAGCTAGAGAATGGGCGGGGGTTCTTATTAATTCGCGGATTACCACTGGAAAGGTATACAGATGAAGAAGCGAGTATCATTTACTGGGGGCTCGGACTTCACATGGGTATTCCGGTATCGCAAAACGCAAATGGTGACCTTTTAGGACATGTCGTTGATCAAGGTCTTAGCTTAGAAAATTCAAATGTCCGCGGTTACCAAACGAAACTGCATCTTCCCTTTCATGCAGATGGATCTGATGTCGTCGGATTATTAAGCCTTCGAAAAGGGAAATCTGGGGGTTACAGTAGTATCGTAAGTTCAATGGCTGTTTATAATGAAATTCTGGAGAAGTACCCAGAGTATCTTGGAATTCTCTGTCGTCCATTTATCTTTGATCGTCGCGGTGAGGAAGGGCCAGGTGAATCTCCAGTATTTACATCACCCATCTTTAGTTATTATGATGGTAAATTGAGCTGCAGATATGTCCGTACATTTATCGAATCAGCACAAGAGAAAACGGGTATCCGTTTGTCAAAAGTTGAAATCGAAGCATTAGATATACTGGATTCCCTCCTTCATGATGAAAATATGCATTATAATATGATGTTGGAAGTAGGAGATATGCAATTCGTCAATAATTATACAGTTCTTCACTCACGTACTCAATACGAAGACTACGAAGAACCGGAACGCAAACGTCATTTATTAAGATTGTGGCTTACGATGCCAAACAGTCGAGAAATTTCATCTGATTTTGCGATGTATATTGATGAGCATACAGGTAAACCGGGGCGCGGGGGAATTCCCGTACGTAAAAAAACAGCTGGCGGTATTGTAGAAAACTTGAAGTAA
- a CDS encoding DUF4440 domain-containing protein produces MDRDLNLKEYIKGLDEKLLRPEVRASPEELNNLLADEFFEYGGSGNIFVKSDFTGAAGVGGGVELKLTLHNFDMHILADDVVLTTYQIKDETRKQNTLRSSIWKYRNEKWQLFFHQGTLTNLPL; encoded by the coding sequence ATGGATAGAGATTTAAATCTAAAAGAATACATTAAAGGGCTTGATGAAAAATTGTTAAGACCAGAAGTTCGCGCGTCTCCTGAAGAACTAAATAATCTGCTTGCAGATGAGTTTTTTGAATATGGAGGTTCGGGGAATATCTTTGTAAAAAGTGATTTTACGGGTGCTGCTGGAGTTGGTGGTGGTGTTGAGTTGAAACTGACTCTTCATAATTTTGATATGCATATTTTGGCTGACGATGTGGTACTGACTACTTATCAAATAAAGGATGAAACGAGGAAACAAAATACTTTACGTAGTTCTATTTGGAAATATCGAAATGAAAAATGGCAATTGTTTTTTCATCAAGGTACCCTAACGAATTTACCACTTTAA
- a CDS encoding MFS transporter, whose protein sequence is MFLVFIAMINQIDKIIIGLVSVPLMEELSLSPSQWGLVGSSFYLFFTLTSIFLGGMADSKNAKKMFIWMSLIWLTVQFTTPFVSSLSLLVLTRIVLGAGEGPAAPTVTAMLGKWFPKERHGIGYAAVLFGTMMGPAIAAPLLISLINQYGWRSAFVAMGIVGLIWVAFWLFYGKESPQEIGLPSFDQEEKHSSTLSKVPWRQFLPHLFSKNFIFTTLCGGCAYWLVALQGVWFPAYFSTVKHFDGSTLKLAVSLPFLFAAISQIGFAMISDRLYRKTGDIRKARINLAGFMMVLSAICLYLGSAINSSAISMLFFTLAPGFGMVVLSIGPAILMELFSPQNIGKAQGVFIALSNTGSMIAPLVFGYLIQYAATEAIGYRYGFQITSLMMFVTGLLFWMSVRPIKQSHTTIPSEKQISV, encoded by the coding sequence TTGTTTCTGGTTTTTATTGCCATGATCAACCAGATCGATAAAATTATCATCGGGTTGGTTTCCGTTCCTCTAATGGAGGAGTTAAGTTTAAGTCCTTCACAGTGGGGACTTGTAGGAAGTTCCTTTTATTTGTTTTTTACCTTAACCTCGATCTTTCTTGGAGGCATGGCCGACTCCAAAAACGCGAAAAAAATGTTTATTTGGATGTCGTTGATATGGTTGACTGTTCAATTTACCACACCTTTTGTTTCCAGTTTGTCTCTGCTAGTGTTAACAAGAATCGTCTTGGGAGCGGGCGAAGGTCCAGCCGCCCCTACAGTAACGGCTATGTTAGGGAAATGGTTCCCGAAAGAAAGACATGGGATAGGCTATGCCGCTGTTCTGTTTGGAACAATGATGGGACCTGCGATTGCTGCACCGTTATTAATCTCCTTGATCAATCAATATGGATGGAGATCTGCTTTTGTCGCGATGGGGATTGTTGGATTGATTTGGGTAGCTTTTTGGCTGTTTTATGGGAAAGAAAGTCCGCAAGAAATCGGATTGCCTTCATTTGATCAAGAGGAGAAACATTCATCAACCCTCTCTAAGGTTCCTTGGCGTCAGTTTCTTCCGCATCTTTTTTCCAAAAATTTTATTTTTACCACTTTGTGTGGAGGGTGTGCCTATTGGTTAGTGGCTCTTCAAGGGGTATGGTTTCCAGCATACTTTTCCACAGTTAAACATTTTGATGGCTCTACGTTAAAACTAGCCGTGTCTTTACCTTTTCTTTTCGCTGCCATTAGCCAAATTGGATTTGCCATGATCTCCGATAGGCTTTATCGAAAAACAGGAGATATCCGTAAAGCGCGAATCAATCTTGCAGGTTTTATGATGGTGCTATCTGCTATTTGTTTATATCTTGGAAGTGCCATAAATTCGAGTGCTATCTCGATGCTATTCTTTACCCTTGCTCCAGGTTTTGGAATGGTTGTTCTTTCAATCGGACCAGCGATCTTGATGGAGTTATTCTCTCCTCAAAATATCGGAAAAGCACAAGGGGTGTTCATTGCTCTTTCAAATACAGGAAGTATGATTGCTCCACTTGTATTCGGATATCTAATCCAATATGCAGCGACTGAGGCAATCGGATATCGTTATGGGTTTCAAATAACTTCTTTGATGATGTTCGTGACCGGATTATTGTTTTGGATGAGTGTACGTCCTATAAAGCAAAGTCACACAACGATACCATCAGAGAAACAAATTAGTGTTTAA
- a CDS encoding SDR family NAD(P)-dependent oxidoreductase: protein MDLKLAGKKALIVGGSRGLGKAIARQLALEGVDCTICARNEVTLKATAEELAHETGRNIYPIVADTTNPDSIRNLAEQAAAAMGRIDILINSGARVGGGEPEDFHNIKDELILKDFEEKYMGYFRSIRAVAPYMIENNWGRIINISGLAAKLGGNFFSSGPRNASVVHLTKSASMELGKHGINVNAVYPAVVETETLRDRFPNEEDVQKATAMYPIGRLVTAEDIAYVVAFLASPLSISMTGEVLSVTGGIGNTVNY, encoded by the coding sequence ATGGACTTAAAGTTAGCTGGAAAAAAAGCGCTTATTGTAGGAGGAAGCCGAGGGCTTGGTAAAGCTATTGCCCGACAGTTGGCCCTAGAAGGTGTCGATTGTACGATTTGTGCAAGAAACGAAGTCACACTAAAGGCTACCGCAGAGGAATTAGCTCACGAAACAGGTAGGAATATTTATCCAATAGTGGCAGATACCACGAATCCTGACTCTATCCGAAACTTAGCTGAACAAGCGGCGGCAGCAATGGGGAGAATTGATATTCTTATCAACAGCGGCGCCCGTGTTGGCGGTGGAGAGCCAGAGGATTTTCACAATATTAAAGATGAACTTATTTTAAAAGATTTTGAAGAAAAGTATATGGGCTATTTTCGTAGTATCCGCGCCGTTGCTCCTTATATGATTGAAAATAATTGGGGGCGTATCATCAATATAAGTGGTCTAGCTGCCAAATTAGGCGGGAATTTCTTTAGTTCCGGTCCGCGTAATGCATCCGTTGTCCATTTAACAAAATCCGCATCAATGGAATTAGGAAAACACGGAATTAACGTCAACGCTGTTTATCCAGCGGTTGTCGAGACGGAAACGCTTAGAGATCGCTTTCCTAATGAAGAGGACGTACAAAAGGCAACCGCAATGTATCCGATCGGCCGCCTAGTAACAGCGGAAGATATTGCTTATGTCGTTGCCTTCTTAGCTTCACCTTTGTCGATATCGATGACTGGCGAGGTCCTTTCCGTAACTGGCGGTATCGGAAATACTGTTAATTACTAA
- a CDS encoding LysR family transcriptional regulator, whose protein sequence is MNIEQLLYIVEVAKRGSLSIAAQNLHVTQSGISQSITSLEKELKLKIFKRSRGHGAVPTDEGKIILKHAYEVLRKLEEIKETANSFIPTEVKELTISSSPGLMTLLVKALAAFRYDAPHVNMKVAEKTVTTVIEDIRQHKTDIGLISYSTNWNINMEGIAFEALFEGKPKVYVSKHSPLAFLETITPHQILDQTLVIYNSEFMQGFVQDFFHKYQPLNILFTSNNMDGVLQAITESLAIAFAPDFIMKNYQPVMNGDIIPIDLVNHEPFNISLGLIRSADKHLPAFVTKYIHYLKSEMIKS, encoded by the coding sequence ATGAACATCGAACAATTACTATATATTGTTGAAGTCGCAAAACGCGGCTCTCTGTCTATAGCAGCTCAGAACCTTCATGTGACCCAATCTGGTATTAGCCAATCCATTACCAGCTTAGAAAAGGAATTAAAGCTTAAAATTTTCAAACGATCAAGAGGACATGGTGCTGTACCAACGGATGAAGGTAAAATCATTCTAAAACACGCCTACGAAGTACTGAGAAAGCTTGAAGAAATAAAAGAGACGGCCAACTCTTTCATCCCCACGGAAGTGAAGGAACTAACAATATCCTCTTCCCCAGGATTGATGACATTGTTGGTCAAAGCTTTAGCCGCTTTTAGATATGATGCTCCTCACGTAAATATGAAAGTTGCTGAAAAAACTGTCACTACGGTGATCGAAGATATTCGACAGCATAAGACTGACATCGGACTGATTTCGTATTCAACGAATTGGAACATAAACATGGAAGGAATAGCTTTTGAAGCATTATTTGAAGGGAAACCGAAAGTATATGTTTCCAAGCACTCTCCCTTAGCGTTCCTTGAAACCATAACCCCTCATCAAATACTTGATCAGACTCTCGTTATATATAACAGTGAGTTTATGCAAGGTTTCGTTCAAGATTTCTTTCATAAGTACCAGCCTTTGAACATCCTATTTACATCCAATAATATGGATGGCGTTCTCCAAGCCATCACGGAAAGCTTAGCTATTGCCTTTGCTCCTGATTTCATCATGAAAAATTATCAACCTGTCATGAATGGCGATATTATTCCGATTGATTTGGTCAATCATGAACCTTTCAATATTTCTTTAGGGTTGATTCGATCAGCGGATAAACATTTACCCGCTTTTGTCACCAAATATATTCATTACCTAAAATCCGAAATGATTAAGAGTTAA
- a CDS encoding MFS transporter: MPRTPKYSWVILLFLVISGMINQVDKIIIGLVSVPLMEEFNLSPSQWGLVGSSFFWFFIFSSALLGGMADSKNTKKMLAWLSLIWLTVQFVTPFVSSLFLLVLTRMILGAGEGPAPALSTAIMGKWFPKHRHGIGFGAVLLGTTGGSAIASPLLISLIDQYGWRSAFIAMGIIGLIVLVLWMIFGKDNPQEIGLPSFDQEEQHSSTLSKVSWREFLPYLFSKNFVFTALCGGCAYWLLSVQAVWFPAYFSEIQHFSGQTLKLAVSLPFLFAAFCQLGFSLLSDWLYRKTGDIRKARINLAGSMMLLSAVCVYLATTVNSTDLKILFFTLAPGLSYVILSLAPAILMDFFSPKNIGKAQGAFIALSSSTSMIAPLVFGYLIQYAATEASGYHYAFQITSLGMFVFGSLFWFSVRPEKRSHSTTKAEEQVGV, translated from the coding sequence ATGCCGAGAACTCCAAAGTATTCTTGGGTTATCTTATTATTTCTAGTTATTTCCGGTATGATCAACCAAGTGGATAAAATTATCATCGGGTTGGTTTCTGTTCCCCTAATGGAGGAGTTCAATTTAAGTCCTTCACAATGGGGACTTGTGGGAAGTTCCTTCTTTTGGTTCTTTATCTTTTCTTCTGCTTTACTGGGTGGCATGGCCGACTCCAAAAACACAAAAAAAATGCTAGCTTGGTTGTCATTAATATGGTTGACTGTACAATTTGTCACGCCTTTTGTTTCCAGTCTGTTTCTGCTAGTGTTAACAAGAATGATCTTGGGAGCAGGCGAAGGTCCAGCCCCTGCTCTATCAACGGCTATAATGGGAAAATGGTTCCCGAAACATAGACATGGTATAGGCTTTGGTGCTGTTCTGTTAGGAACAACGGGAGGATCAGCGATTGCTTCGCCATTATTAATTTCCTTGATTGATCAATATGGATGGAGATCTGCTTTTATTGCCATGGGTATTATTGGACTTATTGTGCTAGTTTTGTGGATGATTTTTGGAAAAGACAATCCACAAGAAATCGGGTTACCTTCATTTGATCAAGAAGAGCAGCATTCATCGACTCTCTCTAAAGTTTCTTGGCGTGAGTTTCTTCCTTACCTTTTTTCTAAAAATTTCGTTTTTACCGCTTTATGTGGAGGTTGTGCCTATTGGTTATTGTCCGTTCAAGCAGTATGGTTTCCGGCATACTTTTCCGAAATTCAACATTTTAGTGGTCAAACATTAAAACTAGCCGTGTCCTTACCTTTTCTGTTCGCTGCCTTTTGCCAACTTGGATTTTCCCTTCTATCAGATTGGCTTTATCGTAAAACAGGGGATATACGTAAAGCGCGAATCAATCTTGCAGGTTCCATGATGTTGCTATCTGCTGTTTGTGTGTATTTGGCGACTACCGTAAATTCAACTGATCTTAAGATTCTGTTTTTCACTCTTGCTCCAGGTCTATCGTATGTCATTCTTTCGCTCGCACCCGCCATATTGATGGATTTTTTTTCTCCCAAAAATATTGGAAAAGCACAAGGGGCATTCATTGCTCTTTCAAGTTCAACAAGTATGATTGCTCCACTCGTATTCGGGTATCTTATCCAATATGCAGCGACTGAGGCATCGGGGTATCATTATGCATTTCAAATAACTTCCTTGGGTATGTTCGTGTTCGGATCCTTGTTTTGGTTCAGTGTACGTCCCGAAAAGCGAAGTCATTCAACGACAAAAGCAGAGGAACAAGTGGGTGTTTAG
- a CDS encoding SDR family oxidoreductase — protein sequence MSVKQMFDLSGQTALVAGGGSGLGRLMALALAEAGANVVVCSRRLEVCEQVVKEVEALGRQGLALAIDVTDSEAVRQSVDKAISHFGKIEILVNSSGTVWEGPATEMPVEKWQGMLNTNVTGTFLMCQAVGKHMIENEYGRIINISSVIGDRGTDPEAVDSVGYTTSKGAVMTLTKDLAVKWGRHGVNVNSIAPGVFQTGMNDPEVPGTLVQKAGPIIASQIPVRRLGNENDLAGAVVYFASAASDYCTGQVLAVDGGFGAK from the coding sequence ATGTCAGTTAAACAAATGTTTGATTTATCAGGACAGACAGCATTAGTTGCAGGAGGCGGTAGTGGGTTAGGGCGTCTAATGGCCTTGGCACTAGCAGAAGCAGGTGCAAATGTTGTAGTATGCTCACGTCGTTTAGAGGTTTGTGAGCAAGTGGTGAAAGAAGTTGAAGCATTAGGAAGACAAGGACTTGCCTTAGCAATAGATGTAACAGATTCTGAAGCTGTCCGTCAAAGTGTGGATAAAGCCATTTCTCATTTTGGAAAGATCGAAATTTTAGTTAACAGCAGCGGAACGGTTTGGGAAGGACCTGCTACCGAAATGCCTGTAGAAAAATGGCAAGGGATGCTCAATACAAATGTTACAGGAACATTTTTGATGTGTCAGGCTGTAGGCAAACATATGATCGAAAACGAATACGGAAGAATCATTAACATTTCTTCTGTTATTGGAGATAGAGGGACTGACCCAGAAGCAGTAGACTCTGTAGGATATACAACAAGTAAGGGTGCCGTAATGACTTTAACGAAGGATCTTGCCGTTAAGTGGGGCCGCCATGGAGTGAATGTGAATTCCATTGCGCCTGGAGTTTTCCAAACGGGAATGAATGACCCAGAAGTTCCAGGAACGCTTGTACAAAAAGCAGGTCCGATCATTGCTTCCCAAATTCCAGTAAGGAGATTAGGAAACGAAAATGATTTGGCAGGAGCGGTCGTTTATTTTGCTTCTGCAGCTTCTGATTATTGTACTGGACAAGTATTGGCTGTTGATGGGGGCTTTGGCGCTAAGTAA
- a CDS encoding TauD/TfdA family dioxygenase produces MGSILKEKIQGRTAWKGMDLAKDDSWIYYLSEKTIASFESALLHVKQKGLQAPNFSKEDFPIPDLADEIACFVDELENGKGFLLIRGLPMERYTDEDASIIYYGLGLHMGIPVTQSANGDLLGHIKDIGLDFNNTSVRAYQTNVRLPYHTDLADVVGLLCLRQAKSGGLSSLASAIAVYNEILEKHPEYLGILYRSLAHDRRGEEAPGESPVFTSPIFSYHDGKLSCRYMRYYLESAQEKTGIKLSKMETEAFDLIDSLLHDEKMHIDMMMEPGDMQFVNNYTILHSRTVFEDYEEVDRRRHLLRLWLMMPNGREVAPEFDVFSGGIPVREKTAGGIVENLR; encoded by the coding sequence ATGGGATCCATTTTAAAAGAAAAAATTCAAGGACGAACAGCATGGAAAGGGATGGACTTAGCGAAAGATGATTCATGGATTTATTATTTGTCCGAAAAAACAATCGCTTCTTTTGAAAGCGCTTTACTTCATGTTAAACAAAAGGGGTTACAAGCACCTAATTTTAGTAAGGAGGACTTCCCGATTCCTGATCTCGCGGACGAAATCGCTTGTTTTGTTGACGAGCTAGAGAATGGAAAGGGATTTCTATTAATCCGTGGATTGCCGATGGAAAGATATACGGATGAAGATGCGAGCATCATTTACTATGGTCTGGGGCTTCACATGGGCATTCCAGTAACGCAAAGTGCAAATGGTGATCTCTTAGGACATATTAAAGACATAGGTCTCGACTTTAATAATACAAGTGTACGTGCTTACCAAACAAACGTACGTCTTCCCTATCACACAGATTTGGCGGACGTTGTCGGCTTACTATGTCTTCGTCAAGCGAAATCTGGTGGGTTAAGTAGTCTTGCAAGTGCCATAGCTGTTTATAACGAAATTCTCGAGAAGCACCCAGAGTATCTTGGAATTCTCTATCGCTCACTCGCCCATGATCGTCGTGGGGAAGAAGCACCAGGTGAATCCCCTGTATTTACATCACCAATCTTTAGTTATCACGATGGTAAATTGAGCTGCAGATATATGCGTTATTATCTCGAATCGGCACAAGAGAAAACAGGGATCAAATTATCAAAAATGGAAACCGAAGCATTTGATTTAATAGATTCCCTTCTTCATGATGAAAAGATGCATATTGACATGATGATGGAACCGGGTGATATGCAATTCGTTAATAATTATACGATCCTTCATTCACGTACTGTATTTGAAGATTATGAAGAAGTGGATCGCAGACGTCATTTATTAAGATTGTGGCTTATGATGCCAAATGGTCGAGAAGTTGCCCCAGAATTCGACGTGTTCAGCGGCGGTATTCCTGTACGTGAAAAAACAGCTGGCGGTATTGTAGAAAATTTGAGGTAA
- a CDS encoding long-chain-fatty-acid--CoA ligase: MYHLDENLKKSVSRFPDRNAYIYGNEKVTYRELDQQVNRFATGLSARGIKKGDGVALLLGNSPEFLIAYYGILRLGAFAIPINPSFTQGEISYILHNSQAKVIVAHVSSESKLSEVKGQLENLELVIYTDAKDQECTWDDLMATGNSVYENPYIDQEDLAVILYTSGTTGKPKGAMLSHRNLASNADSISELIELHDKDCVVAVLPMFHVFCMTISLNGPIACGATILIIPRFSPLNVVNTIREHKATVFAGVPTMYNFIFQSPESTAEDFSSIRVCISGGASIPVELLRKFETKYNVSILEGYGLSETSPLVALNPLKGTCKPGSIGLDIPGVKTKVVNVDGQEVPRGEVGELVVKGPNVMTGYLGMPEATSAALIDGWLYTGDLATMDEEGYIYIVDRKKDMIIVGGYNVYPREVEEVLYEHPAIIEAAVIGVPDGEYGESVKAYVVVKDEQININDIIQFCQDKLVKYKLPRYVEFLNELPKNTTGKILRRELRQLTKVH, encoded by the coding sequence ATGTATCATTTAGACGAAAATTTGAAAAAAAGTGTAAGTAGATTCCCAGATCGTAACGCCTATATATATGGGAATGAAAAGGTTACTTATAGAGAACTAGATCAGCAGGTGAATCGATTTGCCACTGGTTTATCTGCCCGGGGAATCAAGAAGGGCGATGGAGTCGCTCTTTTATTAGGAAACAGCCCTGAATTTCTCATTGCTTACTATGGGATTTTACGTCTCGGTGCATTTGCTATTCCGATCAATCCTTCGTTTACCCAAGGGGAAATCAGCTACATCTTACACAATAGTCAAGCTAAAGTGATCGTTGCTCATGTGTCCTCAGAATCGAAGTTATCAGAAGTAAAGGGACAATTAGAAAATCTTGAGCTTGTCATTTATACAGATGCTAAGGATCAGGAATGTACATGGGATGATCTGATGGCAACAGGCAATTCTGTTTATGAAAACCCTTACATTGATCAAGAAGATCTTGCTGTGATTCTATACACATCAGGAACAACAGGAAAACCAAAGGGTGCGATGTTATCGCATCGGAATTTGGCTTCAAATGCAGACTCCATTTCAGAATTAATTGAACTTCATGATAAAGATTGTGTAGTAGCTGTTCTACCAATGTTTCATGTTTTCTGTATGACTATAAGTTTGAATGGGCCAATTGCTTGCGGGGCAACTATCCTTATCATACCTAGATTTAGTCCTCTTAACGTTGTCAATACCATTCGAGAACACAAGGCAACAGTGTTTGCTGGAGTTCCTACGATGTACAATTTTATCTTTCAATCGCCTGAATCTACTGCGGAAGATTTCTCATCCATTCGCGTGTGTATCTCAGGAGGTGCTTCGATTCCGGTTGAGCTGCTGCGAAAATTTGAAACCAAGTATAACGTTTCTATCTTGGAAGGGTATGGCCTTTCGGAAACTTCACCTCTCGTTGCTCTTAATCCTTTAAAGGGAACTTGCAAGCCAGGATCTATCGGTCTAGACATACCAGGCGTCAAGACTAAAGTTGTCAATGTGGATGGGCAAGAAGTGCCGAGAGGAGAAGTCGGAGAATTAGTAGTTAAAGGACCAAATGTAATGACGGGATACTTAGGAATGCCGGAAGCTACATCAGCTGCCTTAATAGATGGATGGCTTTATACTGGTGATCTAGCAACAATGGATGAAGAAGGATACATCTATATTGTTGATCGCAAGAAGGACATGATTATCGTTGGTGGATACAATGTTTATCCTCGTGAAGTAGAGGAAGTGCTATATGAACATCCTGCCATTATAGAAGCAGCCGTAATAGGTGTTCCCGATGGGGAATATGGAGAAAGCGTAAAAGCTTATGTTGTGGTCAAGGACGAGCAGATCAACATAAATGACATTATCCAATTCTGTCAGGATAAGCTGGTCAAGTACAAACTTCCTAGATATGTAGAGTTTTTAAATGAGCTACCTAAGAACACGACCGGAAAAATTTTACGGAGAGAATTAAGACAACTGACTAAAGTCCATTAA